The Ipomoea triloba cultivar NCNSP0323 chromosome 14, ASM357664v1 region TTTAAGCTCTCTTTATTTAAGTAGTAATAGGTTTGCAGGTTCAATTCCCAATTCTCTCGGAAACTTGACTTCTTTAACCTCTCTTAGTTTAAGTGATAATATCTTTACAGGTTCAATTCCAAATACCATTGGTAGTCTTTGTAGATTGCAAGTGCTTGATTTCTCTATGAATAAATTGACGGACTCCATTGCAGTTCTTTCTGATTGCCaattaaatagtttgaaagAATTGAAGTTAGATTCTAACAATTTCATTGGTCAACTTCCAAACCAGTTGTACAAGTATAAGAATCTGGAAGTCCTTTCTGTGTCTTCAAACTCCTTCTCTGGTCCAATAATTGAGTCACTTGGAAATTTGTCAATGTTGCAAACCCTGGATATTAGTAACAATAAGTTTAGTGGTAGTGTTCCCTCTAGTCTTGGTGAACTTTCAAATCTTGAAGCgttatatatatctaataattTATTCGTAGGTGTCCTCTCTGAATTTCACTTTTCAAAACTCAGTATGCTTAAATTTTTGGTCATATCTagtaatttgtttgtttggaaTGTAAGCTCCACCTGGGTTCCTCCTTTCCAACTCTCTTTCATAGTAATGGAATCCATCAAAATTGGTCCTCACTTTCCTCTTTGGCTTCGTACTCAAAGAAATGTTGTATACCTGTTTATGTCTAATGCCAGCATCTCAAGTGCTATCCCTGATTGGTTCGAGAAATTTTTGTGGAATAGCCATGAATTAGATCTCTCTAAAAATCAGATAAGTGGAGAGCTTCCCTTGAAACCACATGTTGAAGGTTACATGCACATGcattctctttctctttcaaaCAATTATTTGAGTGGTGGCATCCCCAAGTGGCTATGTAGTTTAAAACATTTGCAGATTCTTGCTCTGTCAACAAATCAGTTATATGGAGAAATACCTCCATGCTTAGGAAAACTACAAAACTTGGAAGTTCTTGACTTCGGGAATAACAATCTAAGTGGCCACATTCCAAATTCATTGGGATCTCTACAATTGCTATCCTCTATGCACTTGCAAAGTAATGAACTTGAAGGGAAACTCCCAGGAACCATGCAGAATTTAACAAGCCTGCAAATCTTGGATTTGagtgaaaataaatttatggaTGTTATCCCTTCATGGATTGGGGAAAAATTATTGAGTTTGAAATATCTTGTCTTTTATAGAAATAAGTTCTATGGGGATATTCCATTGCAACTATGTCAACTGCATGATCTTCAATTGCTAAATTTGGCAAATAACAACATATCAGGATACATCCCACAGTGTTTTGGAAACTTTACTGCAATGGCTTTTGACACATATAATCCGTACGGCGGATATTCCGGTGGAACGTATGAAGATGAAATTGATGAAGTCATAAAAGGATTAACATTGCGGTACACTAAAAACCTTCAATTCCTAAGATCTATAGATCTTTCAGGGAATCATATTGCTGGAAAGATCCCAATTGAGATAATGAGTTTGCATGCATTGCAGAACTTGAATGTTTCTAGAAATAATCTGAGTGGAACAATCCCTGAGACAATTGGTAATTTGAGCAAAATTGAATCACTTGATTTATCTAGAAATGAACTCTCTGGTCCCATTCCACCAAGCTTGTCatctttgaattttttgagCCACTTGAACTTATCATTCAACCATTTATATGGGAGAATACCAACAGGAAGTCAACTTCAAACTCTCAATGATCCATCCATTTACATGGGCAACGAAGGACTTTGTGGTGCCCCTCTTCCAAAGGATTGCCCCAATGATGTACCAACTTTTGTTAATCAATCTACAAAAATCAATAGTGATGACCACCATGAGTTTTTCATGTGGTTCTATGCTGGTATGGGGTCTGGTTTCTTTGTTGGATTCATTGGAGTATTAAGCATTCTACTGTTTGTAAGGTCTTGGAGCTATGCGTACTTCAAATTTTTAGAGATGGCTTACAACAAAATACtggattattttttttattaaaggtCAGTTTTCAATATGCTTTAAACAAATAGcttttttattcaatatatatttgtggGTGTGCATACATGCAAACatcttattgttattattattattattattattattattattattattattattattattattattatttaccatGTATGCCTATTTTTTACAAGCTAGATAAAAAAGAATGACACGTCTATTCACATTTTTCAGGTCAATGAGCAATTGTGTGTTGAAGGTATTTGTCATTGGTCTTTAATGTGGATTACTCTTGACATGCTGGAAGGGAGTTTCTTCCTCTAACCTGAAAGGCAAAAGAGTAGGtttgattttgatataatttgcaATTGATGTTCATCTTATTTATTATTGGTTTTTCAATGTCATGTTTATTGTATGTCATATTTAAAACTTGTAAACAAATTCTTATTGAGATGTGTGTTTAATATCATATTATGTTTCTAttgttgcatatatatattttttagttctTTAGTTTTTTTCGTAATGATGATTAGAATATTCATCTGATTTGAAGAAACAAtttaaatgaattattattaacattatattaaacTAGTAATTGTTGGCCTCGAGTTTGTTGTCACTTGATTTGTCAAACCCAACTAACTAGTCATTGTAATTGTGAATCTTCAATTCCCTAGTAAAAATGTCATATGAGGAACAGGTTTCTCAATTGTTTATAATGGGAACCAGAAGTTCAGTGACCTTTATAAAGGTTGTTGAAGCAAATGACAAATTCAAGCAAGGTACATAGTTGCAAAGCACATACAAGAAAATTAATGGTGATTTGAAGTGAACATTCTTTTTATCATAGATATGATGAAGTAAGcataaaattaaaggaaatgTGGAGTCCAAAACAATGATAGTAGCTATTTTTAAGATGTCATCATCAATATGGAATCTTCTAATAATTCAAACCATATGGGCTAGTTAAGTCATGTCATCTCATAATGGTTATCATCTAAAACCACACATTTTATTGcggaccatgcatcaaaacgacgtcgttttgattaatgaaaataaatggtCGGAACGACCTCCGTTTCGCGCCGTtaactttcagtttatatacacttcagttccatttcaacacaactggagttcctttcgatataactgcgattttattcgacattatacactcaaatatgtgaaattgttattcagtttcctttcaacacaagtacattttcttttataatacactacagtttcctttcaacacaagtacaatatcatttcaatataactacagtttcattgggcAATATTCAcgcaaaaatgtgaaactgttattcagtttcattttatatacactgcagtttcctttcaacacaactacagtttcatttcgatataactacactttcatttgataatataaaaacaaatgtgaggcagtatattttgagatgaactgtaatatCATTTACGAAGCTCCGTTAAAACTTATGACATTTGTTTCTCTTACTTAATGAAATGACAGCGTTTTGTAACCATGGTCCAACGTATAACTACTCATCTAAAATCATCTAAAACCATTGATACATTAGCACTGAAATTTTGAAGATTCTTttcttgtaatttaattttgggaCGATCATCTTAAAAAAAAGGGTAAGATCATGTGTAATAaaagaatttgattttttaatatataattgcaaatattaaataaagaacataatatttattaaaaacatttatcaaaatataaaatattcaaaaaagatACAATTCAAATATTCACTTGACGTAAAAACTTGCATGATGGATTCCAAAAACAGATATAGGTCAACAAAGTAGgtttaaataatttgagaatggacacacatgtttcaatttggtatcatgGTTAAATTTATGCAAGAGGACTCACATACGTGATGGGATGTGtttagcatataatatataaacataaatacacaatgtaataataaaaattattcatgaaattaaaaaaaaaaattaaaaaaaaaacaaacaaacaaacaaaccatACATATTACTGTATTAGTGTTAGTAGCTATTTTAAGATGTCATCATCAATATGGAATCTTCTAATAATTCAAACCATATGGGCTAGTTAAGTCATGTCATCTCATAGTGGTTAGTGGTTTAGTGGTTACCATCTAAAACCaaaaattttactgtggaccatgcatcaaaactacgtcgttttgattaatgaaagcAAACCGCTGAAACGGCATCCGTTCCGCGCCGTtaactttcagtttatatactttgtaagaatataatgtaatactttacacacacatatagagaGAAAGattcataataaattattattatatgtgtaaaaaaaaatagtgtacaCACGAACACACTTGTTTTATtagtattcatttattatatatctttatatatcttttataatttaaaatgcaTAATGAATTAAACTTCTTTATAGGCTAGTGCCTCAggaattcaattatatttttatctaatTGTATTAGTTTTTGGTTTATGAAAATAGAAAAGGAGCAACACCAATAACATAATGAACAAACACtcaatacaatttatattaCCAACACAATTTTAGTTCCACTTAAGGACTAATATCATTgactcttatttaattttagagTTATGTTCAAGCTTATAAAAAGAATCTATGtgataattacaattttagtatttttttttattaaatttaaatgtaatattaataaacATAGAGTTGTGGGTTGGGTATTACTCGCACTCGCAAAATTCCTGTGAGGGAGAATGGGGTAGAAATTTCATTACTCGCACGGATGCAAGTGTGAGGAGTGGGTTGGGAATGCGGGTGTAAGGACTAGGATTTATCCCTACACCCGACCCAACCCGATACATTGACattcctactttttttttttttttgaaatatttgacATTCCTACTTAAGAtgtatcaaaaacaaaaactttaatTCTCAACCAAGTTGAGATAACAAGATATTAATTTTACAACCAATTTGAGATGACAAGtgcaattaattatttcaattaatttctcAACCAAGTTGAGATGACAAGATAAGACTTAGTGATAAGTCTTCCATGACAATAATTATCAATTTCTCAACTAAGTTGAGATGACAAGATAAGACTTAGGAACAAGTCTTCCATGACAATTAATGACAAGATTATGACATTCCATTTAAAGTAACATAATAATGGGTTAAAGTACCTACGAGGTCCCTGTACTATaatgttttgttcaatttagtccataTACTTTAAAAATTGATGCAATTAAAAACAATAGTTAACGGTGTTAATATTACCGTTAACTTAAGTTACATGACGCTGATATCATCATTGTTACATAATGATATTTATATTCCTACtaatatattactttataaatattcaaaattattattttttaccacCACTATATTAAAatagtatgtccaaaataaataattaaaaccatATTCTTAATGAGATTTGGACACTTGATGTTAGCAtgcttgtaattatttattttggacaaattaatgtaatatattaatggtaaaaataattaattttaaatatttataaaataatatatgagttggaatataaatatcataatGTGACAGCAATAATGTCAGTGCCACGTAAGCTAAGTTAACTGTAATATTAACATCGTTAACTATTGTCCTTAGTTTCACAACTTTTTAAAGTAAAGGGACTAAGTTGAACataataaaaatgcaattacTAAGTTGAACAAGGTCTATTGTACAGTAACTTCATATGTACTTTGACCCACAATAATGCTATCAAACTACAAGATACTTCAGTACAATTAATAATTACATGTAATTAAATCAAATTCACTGTTGTGCCAACACCGAGGCAAAATTAAAGCCAAGTGCTAGGAATATGATGTTGTGCGATTTGGAAATAAAGTATTGtattattcattttaattaacaatatGATCTGGTGTAAAATTGCTTCGCATGAGACCtataatactttttaagaataatgtaatacatatatatatataatattatatttatgttaaaaagtattacacgtATTACATATGCGGCGGTCATATGTAATTTCCTATCGCAATAGACATCCATCTAATACTAATCAATTAAAATGACTCAAATTTTGGATATAACTAATTTACAGTGTCTAGGGGTAAGAAGACCTACAAAGTCTTCGCCGAcaagtttgtaaggatgtcaTTGTTGTAGGGAAGCATCAAGATGTAtcaaattaaagacaaaaactTTAATTCTCAACCAAGTTGAGATGACAAGATAATAATGTTTTGGACCATTTCACTTTGCCCTTTGCCCTTTGATAGACTCTACAGTGGAGTATAAAAAGACTTAGAGACAAGTCTTCCATgataactaattaaaaaaatagattcaccttattattattaaatttgataaaacTAACGAAACGAATGtagtttgaaatataattaatagactaataaatacacaataaaaattattaacccCTAAAACTTCAATACAGTTAATAATGACGTGTAAATCAAATTCACTGTTGTGCCAACACCGAGGCAGAAGCCAAGCTGCCTGGAAtatgctctttttttttaatactgctaactctattagaatgcaatatctgttcataactactttctcaacctatgaagcacaagagttagtattgcctccactgaggctcgaacccaccacctcccgtataaagggaagggtttgatgccactggaccacaaggtccttggcaggaATATGCTCTTGAGTCTTGAGCGATTTGGAAAGATAGtacgtagtatatatattcttagGTTGTCGCAAGTGACTATTAAAAAGTAGTTGAAAGTGTAGGTTGTAAGCGGATGAACACAGGTGACTAGAAAACTAGATTTTCTGGCTTGTGATTTGATTTGCATTCTCCCTATGCGCGAGAGAgaacatatatactatacaaGTTAATAACCCATGAAAGAatccttgtataaatagtggtgcaaagtcACTTTCTCAACTAATGTGGGACAAAACTTACTTAAAGCTTTTTCACACTCAAATTCCATATCAAAttggtcaactttgagaaccaatttctcattcaaccattatccattttgaacgTATAATaaatcgatctcttcgtctaactacgaagaacccgaatcaaCTTTGATCCGACCCAAAATGGGAAGtgaaccccacatatatttataccataaATTGGCCActttaaaatgtcatttatgctatttttccaacagaaAGTTGATAACTTagtaaattgaataaaaaagtGTCACAATTgcgtgagatcgtctcacgaaTTCTTATTCATGAGATTGATTGGGTCGagatgtaatacttatactgaaaagtgtaatactaattgagagtaaaatgtttgttatttataagggaaaatgtaatacttttgagataaaatgtaatacttttacattttttatgtaaaaatatttatacattttttataattaagtaatCTTGGTAAGTGTTTGTCACTtgggaaaaatgtaatacttttgtagaaaaaatgtaatacttttaaatcaaaatgtagaAGTATAACATTTTCCCATATacgtaataaacattttattcgtgattagtattacatttttcagtataaatattacattttcatattaaccTAACTTGTATCATGAACGAGAATCGTGAGACTCACACATGTTTTTGGCAATTAGGAGGGGTGTTTAGTAAAACTAGATGTTAAGTCGCATTGACTAATAAATGATAAATGGAAAAGATATCTTATACATATTAATGATAATTTTAATGTATGTGCAGTACAAGATATATTATTATAGGCAAATTTATATATAGGGCTGTTAAtaaaccgaacataaacgatggaggttgttcgtgtttgtttgttaagatttttggagtgttcgtgttcgtgtattaagatttttgaaaatcatgtttaTGTTCGCTTGTTAAGCGtttattagtgtttgttaactgGCCATGACTCATCTGGAGGGAATAAGAATAGTATTCCACAAGAAATGGAATAGATAAGAAATAAAACATGagttgtattctattgtttggttcactgaaggaatagactttaggaatttcATTCATgacctattccatgaaccaaacatgccattaatCTATTTTAAGTTGATGGTGGGAATTTTTCCTAGTTTTGTTCATTCTTTTTTATGGGGGCTGAGATTGTAATTTTGGGTGCCatttattttgactttttttctaTGGGATATTTGCATGattttaggaattttattttagaaaaattagaAGTGTTTTTTTAGGTTCTTTTACCGGTTACGTTCTACATACCACAATCCGTCTCTCTCTTGCACGCTCTCCCTTTTCGCTTACAATGACTTCATCAATTGCAAGGTCCCCCTAACACGGTTGGCGTTTAATGTAGTTATACATTGGGAATTATTTTGGATTGCCTAAATGCTATACTGCATTCCGGAATCACGTTGTGTGCCGTATCTGTTTGGATTGTGCAAGATGGACTAAGTGCATCAATGTGAAATACATCATCATTAGATGCACCAATGTTAGCAAGGTAAATTATTTGGACTATTTAGTGAaaataattgcacttttaagtgattttacttgcactttttacttttgAACTTGCACCAGTTACTTGCACTCGTAACACATTTTAGTTGCACCAAAttaaagttcgagttatttacgaaaatttcattgcatcattttttttaaaaaaattacatctaATTCGTTGAATCTGGACACGTGAACAGGTGTGAGTGATTTTGATTCTCTCATAGGCAATTGTTCTCACTTGAGCATGCCCCTATATATCAGGTGAAAACGAATGTCTAGGAAAGATTTGAGAACCTATCGCAACTGTTCACGTGTCCAGATTTAATagatcaaatataattttaaaaaaagacgcattgatattttcataaataactcaaactttagtGTAAGTAATATGTGTTAGAAGTGCAAATAACTGGTGTAAGTGtacaagtaaaaagtgcaagtaaattcaTTAACAAAAATATACATTTCAAATGCTCCCAGGAGTTATACCGCTTAATTTTGTTACTTTGTAATAGAATAATTTATTACGAAAATATTAATTTAGGGATCACTCAAGtctgggatttgatttgcaccctgGTACACGAGAACCTTTaagctatacaattcaaactctATTTAAAAGGATATTGTATAtctagtggtgcaaacccacttcttTTTCCAATCTAGGACGTACAAAGGCTTATTCACGCAttttccaccttcattttccaaACTCAAATAGGTTTATTTGAGACTGAATTTCACAATCACTCATTATCCATTGTTTTTATTGAAAAAActcattattcattttaaacatataatatatcgatttctttgtttctttacGAAGAATTCGAATAcaatttgacccgacccaaatagAAAGTAGAattcacatatatttataccacaaaatagccacttaaaatatcatttatattatttttttcaacaatattAAGTAATGTTACACTCTTAAATTTTGTTGCCCTGCACTGTGATATGCACCGCAATTATTTTCATGTTCATTGATTTGAATAAAAGTTGTCATAATTAATCATATTTCATTGGTTACAAATCAAAGTCgcatgaaaaaatatatttttttggaaaaaaaaaacaaacaaacaaacaaaaagcgACTAGTATTAATTCAGATCAAGTTACAGTTCAAAAGTATAGAACTATagaagtagttatgaacagatactgcattgtaatagagttagtagtattcaaaaaaaaaaaaaaaactatagaaGTAGCATATTTTTATTGGATTATGATTTAATCCGTATTGAATAACTATTCAATTCTCTCAAAAGAAtgtttaattttacatttttaaaattaactcaATTCAATGTAACTCGTGTTTTAAAAGTTACTCAATAATTAAAGAAGTTAGCAAATCATAGACAAGATTGGCTATCATGATCATGAAGTCTTCTGAAAAAGACAATATAATTATCAACTTGCCAAGAAAAAGTAACAATAAGTTTTTGATAAGAAATTGTGGCCTGGGAAGGGGAATTATGAGTACCGTCAAGTTGGGCAAGAAATTATGCAAATCATTCAATTATAGGTTAGCATCTGACAACAACATTGATAGATTAGCAATGaagttttaaagaaaattaatctTTTGTATGGCACAGTcactttttaaaaactaaaaatcatgtgtaataattcaattttataCCATTATAttgcaaatataaaataaagatggaacataatatttgtttaaaaataatttatcacaataaaaaaattattcatttaaaGTACATTCTCCATACATACATAGAATTGAAATCATCCACAaagattaatttaaatatcaaaactactacacttaattgtaattttgaaattttatatggaAGGAGAAAATTCTTCCTTTTGTGTGATTAAAAACAATGTTAATAAAGCAGGATTTAACATGGGAGGGGGAAGAAAGCATACCAAAAGAACCGTCAAACATATGCTGCTATATATATCTCTCACATATGCTGCTTCCATACACAAAACTCAAagcaactaaaaaaaaaaaatctttgagACACCATGAAATATACCAATTGCAAGCATAACATTATGCTAgtgcttatttttcttttgctcATTTGCAAATTTGAGTATTGTTACTCAAATGATGCTGCTAGTTGCATTGAAGGGGAACGAATTGCTCTTCTCCAATTCAAGGAAAGCTTAATTGATATATCAAATCGTCTCTCTTCATGGAGTGGTCTTAATTGTTGTGAATGGGAAGGAATTTCTTGTAGTTCAACAACTGGCCATGTCTTAAAGCTTGATTTGCATAATCCAACTACACCTCCTGATTCTATTTACGATACTCTGCCATCAAACTATACCAACAACTGCTTGGGAGGTGAGATCAATCATTCTCTTATCAACTTAACACATTTTAATTACCTTGATCTAAGCTTCAACAATTTTTCTAAGATCCGAATTCCTGAATTTTTTGGATCTTTCAAAAACTTGAAGTATCTTAACCTCTCAAGCTCCGGTTTTGTGGGAAATATTCCCACTCATCTTGGAAATCTTTCAAGTTTAGAGTACCTAGACCTTGGAAAGGTTTTGGTTGATGTTCCATCTTACAATGATTTGGCGACAGATAACTTGGATTGGTTGGCTAGCCTTTCTTCCCTAAAAAGTCTTGACATCTCTTCGGTTTCAATTCTGCATAGTGAAGATTGGTTACACACAATCAACAAGCTTGTGTCTTTATCTTCTTTAAACTTGGTTGGTTGTAACCTATATACAACTAGTCCTCTTTCACATGTTAACTCCACCTCTCTCATCTCCCTTGATCTCAGTGACAATACTTTAGATTTTGCAATCCTTCCATGGTTGTCTAATCTCACAAGACTTGAGCATTTGAATCTACATGACAACTCTGTTAATTCTACCATGCTAGAAATCTTTGAGCCCTTAGCCTCTCTAAAGGTCCTTGATTTAAGTGAGAATAGATTTACAAGTTCAGTTCCCAATTCTCTTGAAAACTTGACTTCTTTAACCTCTCTTGATTTAAGTTATAATAGGTTTGAAGGTTCAATTCTCAATTATCTTGGAAACTTGACTTCTTTAACTTCCCTTGATTTAAGCGATAATAAGTTTGCAGGTTCAATTCCCAATTCTCTTGGAAACTTGACTTCTTTAACCTATCTTGATTTAAGTTATAATAAGTTTGCAGGTTCAATTCCCAATTCTCTTGGAAACTTGACTTCTTTAACTTCTCTTGATTTAAGATATAATAGGTTTGAAGGTTCAATTCTCAATTCTCTTGTAAACTTGACTTGTTTAACCTTTCTTAGTTTAAGTAATAATAACTTTACAGGTTCAATTCCAAATTCTCTTGGAAACTTGGCTTCTCTAACCTCTCTTAGTTTAAGTGATAATAGCTTTACAGGTTCAATTCCAAATACCATTGGTAGCCTTTGTAAATTGCAAGTGCTTGATTTCTCCAGGAATAAATTCACGGGCTTCATTACAATTCTTTCTGATTGCCTCTTAGATAGTTTGAAAGAATTGTACTTAGATTCTAACAATTTCAGTGGTCAACTTCCAAATCAGTTGTACAAGTATAAGAATCTGCAAttcctttctctgtcttcaAACTCCTTCTCCGGTCCAATAATTGAGTCACTTGGAAATTTGTCAATGTTGCAGACCCTGGATATTagtaacaataagtttaatggTAGTGTTCCCTCTAGTCTTGGCCAACTTTCAAATCTTGAAGAGTTACGTTTATTTAGTAATTCATTCGTAGGTGTCCTCTCTGAATTCCACTTTTCAAACCTCAGTAATCTTCAATCTTTGTACATATCTagtaatttgtttgtttggaaTGTAAGCTCCACCTGGGTTCCTCCTTTCCAACTCTCTAA contains the following coding sequences:
- the LOC116003582 gene encoding receptor-like protein EIX2, yielding MKYTNCKHNIMLVLIFLLLICKFEYCYSNDAASCIEGERIALLQFKESLIDISNRLSSWSGLNCCEWEGISCSSTTGHVLKLDLHNPTTPPDSIYDTLPSNYTNNCLGGEINHSLINLTHFNYLDLSFNNFSKIRIPEFFGSFKNLKYLNLSSSGFVGNIPTHLGNLSSLEYLDLGKVLVDVPSYNDLATDNLDWLASLSSLKSLDISSVSILHSEDWLHTINKLVSLSSLNLVGCNLYTTSPLSHVNSTSLISLDLSDNTLDFAILPWLSNLTRLEHLNLHDNSVNSTMLEIFEPLASLKVLDLSENRFTSSVPNSLENLTSLTSLDLSYNRFEGSILNYLGNLTSLTSLDLSDNKFAGSIPNSLGNLTSLTYLDLSYNKFAGSIPNSLGNLTSLTSLDLRYNRFEGSILNSLVNLTCLTFLSLSNNNFTGSIPNSLGNLASLTSLSLSDNSFTGSIPNTIGSLCKLQVLDFSRNKFTGFITILSDCLLDSLKELYLDSNNFSGQLPNQLYKYKNLQFLSLSSNSFSGPIIESLGNLSMLQTLDISNNKFNGSVPSSLGQLSNLEELRLFSNSFVGVLSEFHFSNLSNLQSLYISSNLFVWNVSSTWVPPFQLSNIAMESIKIGPHFPHWLRTQTNVQSLFMSNASISSAVPHWFEKFFWNSFALDLSKNQISGKLPFKPHVEGDTHMWYLSLSNNHLSGGIPKWLCSLKDLQILALSTNQLYGEIPPCLGKLQSLKVLDLGNNNLSGHIPNSLGSLQLLSSMHLQNNELEGKLPGSMQNLTSLIILDLSENKFMDVIPSWIGGKLLSLKYLVFYRNKFYGDIPLQLCQLHDLQLLNLANNNISGYIPPCFGNFTAMVFDGNQTHIQYNKFSIITYEDKIDEVIKD
- the LOC116004704 gene encoding receptor-like protein EIX2 gives rise to the protein MLVLIFLVFICKFEYCYSNNAASCVEGERIALLQFKESLIDISNRLSSWSGLDCCEWEGISCSSITGHVLKLDLHNLVSPPHDIDDDYYGGLPSNYSNNCLGGEINHSLINLTHLNYLDLSLNNFSKIRIPEFFGSFKNLRYLNISSSGFVGNIPTHLGNLSSLEYLHLGKALVRVPSYNDLATDNLDWLASLSSLKSIDMSWILIRHSEDWLRTINKLVSLSSLNLAGCHLNTTSPFSHVNSTSLFSLDLSDNSLDSAIFPWLSNLTRLEHLNLGFNYLNSSMLEIFDPLASLKVLELSGNSLAGTLVPLCKLHNLVFMDLYSNNFHGSIPNSLGNLTYLTFLDLSNNKFTSSIPNSLGNLISLTSLSLSANSFTGSVPNSLGNLTSLTSLDLSGNRFASPISNSLGNLTSLTFLSLSDNSFAGSIPNSLGNLTSLTFLSLSDNRFAGSVPNSLGNLTSLSSLYLSSNRFAGSIPNSLGNLTSLTSLSLSDNIFTGSIPNTIGSLCRLQVLDFSMNKLTDSIAVLSDCQLNSLKELKLDSNNFIGQLPNQLYKYKNLEVLSVSSNSFSGPIIESLGNLSMLQTLDISNNKFSGSVPSSLGELSNLEALYISNNLFVGVLSEFHFSKLSMLKFLVISSNLFVWNVSSTWVPPFQLSFIVMESIKIGPHFPLWLRTQRNVVYLFMSNASISSAIPDWFEKFLWNSHELDLSKNQISGELPLKPHVEGYMHMHSLSLSNNYLSGGIPKWLCSLKHLQILALSTNQLYGEIPPCLGKLQNLEVLDFGNNNLSGHIPNSLGSLQLLSSMHLQSNELEGKLPGTMQNLTSLQILDLSENKFMDVIPSWIGEKLLSLKYLVFYRNKFYGDIPLQLCQLHDLQLLNLANNNISGYIPQCFGNFTAMAFDTYNPYGGYSGGTYEDEIDEVIKGLTLRYTKNLQFLRSIDLSGNHIAGKIPIEIMSLHALQNLNVSRNNLSGTIPETIGNLSKIESLDLSRNELSGPIPPSLSSLNFLSHLNLSFNHLYGRIPTGSQLQTLNDPSIYMGNEGLCGAPLPKDCPNDVPTFVNQSTKINSDDHHEFFMWFYAGMGSGFFVGFIGVLSILLFVRSWSYAYFKFLEMAYNKILDYFFY